One Acropora palmata chromosome 2, jaAcrPala1.3, whole genome shotgun sequence genomic window carries:
- the LOC141865840 gene encoding uncharacterized protein LOC141865840, with protein MSDTASSPIHISSFSDEEWEELLAQQPSTSSAVRDDSHGQPNAEESPLRVSEIPGSPRRPDELNEQPQQSPTKKQRITAYALDMESLPHDLKEFLQAVRRYFTQSVNLEREKAAVSMSTFSKCQERMLCFLGYCKRTLGSEETLNADCFLRTGLLEGYVDFLREVRKCSSATMSNHLSALIYAAKFLHRNAAPDYKDVAIIRRLRTQARLLQKEGDVERPQTKEDLQAQNRWLPWEEIVAAVRTQREKFDLTVPAKPKARECADLLLLSVYVFIPPSRGLEIRTLEIVGEEESLEARKDSARNLLIQMANGDIKLHFSNFKTRKFVGRDEVALGREDELCRLMNLYIKDHRPKLVTASSQRYLLLVSFETRARERLASLIGVVNCSHSPPAGRIKDLT; from the exons ATGTCTGATACAGCGAGCTCTCCAATCCATATCTCGTCGTTCAGTGACGAAGAGTGGGAGGAACTCTTGGCTCAGCAACCCTCGACGTCTTCTGCTGTGCGAGATGACAGCCACGGTCAGCCCAACGCCGAGGAGTCGCCTTTACGAGTGTCTGAAATCCCTGGCAGCCCTCGACGGCCAGATGAATTGAACGAGCAGCCCCAACAGTCACCGACCAAGAAGCAGAGGATAACCGCCTACGCTCTGGATATGGAAAGCCTGCCTCATGATTTGAAGGAATTTCTTCAGGCTGTGAGGCGGTATTTCACCCAGAGCGTCAATCTGGAAAGGGAAAAGGCTGCGGTTTCGATGTCTACTTTTAGCAAGTGTCAAGAAAGGATGCTTT GCTTCCTGGGCTATTGCAAGAGGACATTGGGCAGTGAAGAAACGCTTAACGCAGATTGTTTCCTCAGAACGGGCCTGCTAGAAGGCTATGTGGACTTCTTACGG GAGGTTCGGAAATGTAGCTCAGCAACGATGTCAAACCACCTGAGTGCGCTCATATACGCCGCCAAATTCCTGCACAGAAATGCTGCACCAGACTATAAGGACGTGGCCATCATCAGGAGGCTCCGAACACAGGCACGACTCTTGCAAAAGGAGGGCGACGTCGAAAGACCCCAGACCAAAGAGGACTTACAAGCCCAAAACCGCTGGCTCCCATG GGAGGAGATAGTAGCTGCCGTGCGCACACAGCGGGAGAAGTTTGACTTGACGGTGCCCGCCAAGCCGAAGGCCAGGGAATGCGCGGATTTGCTCCTGCTGTCCGTTTACGTATTCATCCCCCCATCTAGAGGGCTGGAAATCCGAACTTTGGAGATAGTGGGGGAAGAAGAATCGCTGGAGGCGCGCAAGGATTCAGCCAGGAATCTTCTGATTCAGATGGCCAACGGTGACATCAAGCTGCATTTCTCCAACTTCAAAACGCGCAAGTTCGTCGGGCGGGACGAAGTGGCTCTTGGG AGGGAAGACGAGCTTTGCCGCCTGATGAATCTATACATCAAGGACCACAGGCCTAAACTGGTGACGGCATCCAGCCAGCGTTACCTGCTGTTGGTGAGTTTTGAGACAAGAGCCAGAGAGAGACTGGCCTCTTTAATAGGGGTTGTAAATTGCAGCCATTCACCCCCAGCTGGCCGAATCAAGGatctaacctaa
- the LOC141873811 gene encoding uncharacterized protein LOC141873811, whose translation MAFCSAAVPIKSLILANESVRNSSSIDGTLSSQHHTSTNDEMETLSEEVFTTGAGYIKTRIYHNSFVVEEECTTIAVAGLSNPLLSESFGDTLTIATTKGMEAATEERLFGIVQQFSRA comes from the exons ATGGCTTTTTGCTCGGCTGCTGTGCCCATTAAGAGTCTCATTTTGGCCAACGAAAGTGTGCGAAACAGCAGTTCCATCGATGGAACTCTTTCATCGCAACACCATACATCAACAAAT GATGAAATGGAAACTTTATCAGAAGAAGTGTTCACAACTGGAGCTGGGTAtatcaaaacaagaatttaCCACAATAGCTTTGTTGTAGAAGAAGAGTGTACCACAATAGCTGT TGCAGGTTTGTCCAATCCATTGTTATCTGAAAGTTTTGGTGATACTCTCACTATAGCTACAACCAAAGGGATGGAAGCAGCCACTGAAGAAAGACTTTTTGGGATTGTGCAACAATTTTCCAGGGCTTAA
- the LOC141873538 gene encoding uncharacterized protein LOC141873538 has product MYTAAAFSAHMKSVLFGLTGKLASVNVLRSSFITWAYGKEDCTDAMKNSLAAALRHSRDQAQRTYDRRTANEKKNMAVGLARRCARGQLDSDSDRQTEDEQEEEEDQDTPSSNAASIKPGQLVGLVDDSSTSTQPRVWIGQVQSVANREASLLWYKKVAANTYKLELTGKDWQESLDSLVPVEMQAKKDASGTYKLLTSPRAIHRAVMDSH; this is encoded by the exons ATGTACACGGCGGCCGCCTTCTCCGCGCACATGAAAAGTGTACTGTTTGGTCTGACAGGCAAGCTGGCGTCGGTCAACGTGCTGAGATCCTCCTTCATTACCTGGGCCTACGGCAAAGA GGACTGCACGGACGCCATGAAAAATTCGCTGGCCGCCGCTCTCCGACATTCGCGCGACCAAGCGCAGAGGACCTACGATCGGCGCACAGCCAACGAGAAGAAGAACATGGCCGTGGGGTTGGCGAGACGTTGCGCACGCGGGCAACTGGACAGCGACTCCGACAGACAGACCGAGGACGagcaagaagaagaggaagaccAAGATACGCCCTCCTCGAACGCCGCCTCCATCAAACCGGGTCAATTGGTGGGCCTTGTCGACGACAGCAGCACCTCCACCCAGCCCAGGGTGTGGATTGGCCAGGTTCAGTCAGTCGCCAACCGAGAGGCCAGCCTTCTCTGGTACAAAAAAGTGGCCGCCAATACCTACAAGCTGGAACTGACCGGCAAGGATTGGCAGGAATCCCTAGACAGCCTCGTGCCGGTGGAAATGCAAGCCAAGAAAGACGCTTCGGGCACCTACAAGCTGCTGACCTCGCCTCGCGCCATCCACAGAGCTGTCATGGACTCACACTAG